The window AAAATCGGTGGTTTCCACTCCAACAAAATTGAGGTGCGTTGCAAGAACAGAAATTACTTCAGGTATGTCGACGAGACCCAGAGTAGCACATAGGTTATCAATGACGTTGTCACCTCGAAACTCCTTGGTCCTTTCAGTAGAGGTGGAACCACAGACACCATCAAGAAGGTTCCCAAGAGCCACGACAAAGCAAATGATCCAGCACTGCACCAAAGCAAACACTTCAATCAAACCTTTTGCACTATTGCCACATTTTCAGGTTTGGACGCAGGGACTCGAAACACGGACTTAAAATTTGGAGGGAAAACTTTGGTAGGATTTTTCAAGAGCGCCGACGACCATAAAGTATAATAAAGAATAGTTTCAGTTGCCCTATATGGGGAAAATCATACAGAGCCATACAAAATACAGTGATTAAACAGAAATTATCTACGTACCTGTAGAGAAAAGCTCGTAACTTGCTCTTAAGCCTGTCATATACAAAGTAAATGGTAGCCAACAAGGAAAGGGCTACTTGAAGAGTCGGACCTTCTTCGGTTGGAAATAGAACAGTGAGAGCTGCAAGCACTACAAATgcaattgacgtttttataatGAATTTTGTGGACGGAGTTCGGAACCTATTTCTCACAGCCTGCACAACACGGGACTGATTGACTTCCCTGTACTTTTTCTTAAAGTCAATTTTTGGATTCTTCCTGTCGTAGAACTGCTGCATGATTATTTTATCATGGGCTGATTCAATTGCATCCACACTTGGTTTGTGACCTGCATACTGTCGGATAAGGAAGTTCCTTGCACCCTGAATCTCATCTTCCGAAGCATCCCTGCTTATTCCAAGTCGTTTGTATGGGTCCCTCACATTAATCCTAGGAAA of the Pyrus communis chromosome 1, drPyrComm1.1, whole genome shotgun sequence genome contains:
- the LOC137734527 gene encoding protein CHAPERONE-LIKE PROTEIN OF POR1, chloroplastic-like isoform X2; this encodes MTSVSGLTGSPSRCCFQIPACSSGSLRGQVSNFPHRWKPAGKNELLRVERSYWTGFAQGLSARKTHLIKLAMDASYGDMSNEPTAIFPRINVRDPYKRLGISRDASEDEIQGARNFLIRQYAGHKPSVDAIESAHDKIIMQQFYDRKNPKIDFKKKYREVNQSRVVQAVRNRFRTPSTKFIIKTSIAFVVLAALTVLFPTEEGPTLQVALSLLATIYFVYDRLKSKLRAFLYSAGSFALSWLLGTFLMVSVVPPLLKGPRSFEVTTSLITYVLLWVSSTYLK
- the LOC137734527 gene encoding protein CHAPERONE-LIKE PROTEIN OF POR1, chloroplastic-like isoform X1 encodes the protein MTSVSGLTGSPSRCCFQIPACSSGSLRGQVSNFPHRWKPAGKNELLRVESRSYWTGFAQGLSARKTHLIKLAMDASYGDMSNEPTAIFPRINVRDPYKRLGISRDASEDEIQGARNFLIRQYAGHKPSVDAIESAHDKIIMQQFYDRKNPKIDFKKKYREVNQSRVVQAVRNRFRTPSTKFIIKTSIAFVVLAALTVLFPTEEGPTLQVALSLLATIYFVYDRLKSKLRAFLYSAGSFALSWLLGTFLMVSVVPPLLKGPRSFEVTTSLITYVLLWVSSTYLK